Sequence from the Fusarium oxysporum Fo47 chromosome VI, complete sequence genome:
AAGCACTCCAAACAGTCATTTTGCTGGTCCAGGACCCTCTTCTGGTGCTGTGGGTGGTAAAGGGGTTGTCCCCATCGCGGCTGCGCCCCCAAAGACTAGTCCTGGACCTGGTGCCTCATCAATGTCAATGCAGCGTCCCGCCACTGCTTCTTCAAAACGGCAACGCCGCCACAGCAAGAGCATTGGAGGAGATGTGCCAGTATCGATGGATATCGACAGTCCCGATTCAACCAGCTCTATCGACGGCCCGCGTCCCTTCGGCTCCTCAGCTGGACTTTCGAGTTTGCCTGGTGGCATGTCCGccagcagcttcaacttgaACCAGCGACCCAGTACGCTAGGGTCGGCTACCGGCATGATCAGCATGTCTGGTGGGCAAACAAGCTCGTTGATTGGTAGCTCTGCCGGTCCTCAAGAATGGGAATGGCTGACGATGAGCCTGTGATCGCAACAAGACAGAATCAATTAGCTTTGATTGTAATGATGGAGATTTTGGAAGCTCCGCCTTGAACGGCGGTACAAATTTTGCGGACGATACACTTTAACGAAATAGGGCATGATTTCGGGGCGTTTTAGATGGTGGCGTTTTCTTTGAGACTTGATCATATGACGGATTGATACCTTACTTGGATGTGTTGGCTTGTGGCGGATTGTATCGCTTCCGATGTTGCTGGAGTTTTATGGAGGGAATGGTCTTTTGGTATGTGGTTATTACTGGGTAATCATGCACATGCCAAAAACTGCATGTTGTCGAGAAATGGCGCAGTTATCACGACAATTTTCCAACATTCCAAACGTCTATTTATAGATCTGACGATTGGCCGAGGGTTTcatttttattatttcttatagatGGCCTGGAAACAAGCGAATGGGAGGGCTTCTGATGTTGCAAATTTGATGGATGGGACAGGACTTCGCAATGAACACACCCTCTGAAAGAGGTTTGATGATACCActtaagtctattatatacttcttGTTCATTCTCTCACAAATCCTTGCTTGCTTGTGGCGGATAAATCAATGAAACCGCCGAATAGGTTTGAGAATGCTTGGGACCAGTACTACGAGAAAACAGATTGAGCATCTTGAGGTTCAAATGCATGTCCTTGTGATCTTGATTCCTATGTCAGTAGATACTGAAATGGGCAGTGGCATGTAAGGTTGGTTGGTATATGTGGCTAACATAAAGGCGAACACGCTCTCACAAAACGGTCTTGTCGAGTCAAAATTAGTTGCTCGTTGCTTCGCAAAGCCAATACGAAGGCATTGGCTTTTCTATTTTCGGAATCCCCCTGTCCTCATACCTGCCAAAGTCAGGAGGGAAACTAATCTCAAAACATACATACATAAACTCAACTATCGTGGGCCGCCTGACCGCCTGACAACTCGCAGACTCCATACCAGCGGACCGTACACAAAAACCTGGTCCTTATAGAACTCCTGCCTGCCGAAAATGAATAGCACGAAAACAGAACTGCAGGACTTGCAGTGTCGAATACAATATCAAAAGTGATAATACAGCAACatcgaagaagaaaagcacTAGGGGGTCAAGCATCAACAAAGACATCAAGAATCCTCATAATGGTATGCATGTCATACCCTAAGACCCGAAAATAAGGACCTGGGGCAACCCGCTCGTATCACTTCAGAAAAGGGCTTTTTCCCTACTGACAAAACCTCGCCAGCCAACCACGGTCTGAGGAATTTGGGGCTCGTCCTAGAACATCGTCCCAAACGTCTCATCAGTGGGAATGCGCTTTCTGGGGCTCCCGCCTTCTTCCGTTGCGGGTTTGCGATGTCTGAACGTGAATCCGACGAAGAGACTCTTGCTCATTTGGTCTTCACGCTCAGCCATTGTCTCGAGAGCTTGTTGTTTGTCATGAACCTCCTTGTACTTGGCCATATCAGCCTCATTGGTAAAATCATCGAAATAGCCCGCATCAGTTTCCGAGTCCAGCTCTGGTACAAAGGGCGCACGAGTTTGTCGCAAAACATCCCATTCAACTTCGGCAAAGTAGTGGTGAGCATAGATATCTTTGATATTCGAGAATCGTCTTGTGCGAGAGTTGATGCATCTAAGGGATAGTCAGTCAGCTTCAGCTCGCCATGGCCAGGCATCAAAAGTGTGCAGTTTACTCACGTGCAGATGAAATTCCAAGTTCTGTTGCTCAGGAAGTAGTTGGGGTCCTCCCATACAGGTCTCTTCAGCACCTCCTTCCAGTGCTTCAGATTACGCCACGTCTCATCCGGGGTGGCACCCGCGAAAGGAGGGAATCCAGTGAGTGCCTCGAACAGCATGCAACCCAGACTCCAATAGTCCACTGTGAAGTCATATTCCTCCCCTCTAAGAACCTCTGGGGCCATGTAGTCAGGCGATCCCACAATGGATTTGGCATAGTTGACATCATTCTCGCGCATTGTCCGGTAGCTCTCTCGACGTTCAGCCACAGTTCGCTGATCCATGGGCTTGCCGAAGGGAACTGCACTTTCGGATGCTTTTTCCAGCTTGATACGCATTGACTCAATTTTGGACGGGGCGAGCACACCTGCAGCAAGACCGAAGTCGGTCAACTTGATGTGTCCTGTAGAATCGACAAGGAAGTTCTCGGGCTTGAGATCTCGATGGATATAACCGAGCTGGTGCAGGGCGTCAACGGAACAGAACATCTCGGCGATATAGAAACGGGCATGGCGGTTAGATAACACACCGGTGTTGTTAAGCAGGGTGCGGAAGTCGCCGCCAGGCACATATTCCATGGCCAGATAAATACTTTTTTCATCCTGGAAAGAGTAGAGGAGTCTAACGAGCCACTCGCTTTGGGCGGTGGTCAGAATATCTCTCTCCGTCAAAACATGGCgaacttcgtcaagcttgaACAGTAACTTCTTGCTCATGACTTTGAGGGCACAAACCTCACGAGTGTCTTTCTTTTGAGCCAAGAAAACCTGGCCATATCCACCTTGACCAACTTGTGTCAAAATCTGGAAGTCGCCATGTCGAAGTCGAACTCGACGCTTGCGCAAGTTGGCGCGTTCTCGTCCTGTGTACTTGGTCCACATTTGGTTGTGCGTCTGCTCATCAGTCTCTGGGGGCGGAGGGTATTCGTTCTTGAAGGCTGCTAGTCGATTTTGTCTTGATCCAACATAGGTGAGGAGGTCAAAGTAATAGTCAAGGAAGTCTAACAAAGCATTAGAGACCAATCAATAAGATGCCCTTCACAATCGATGGGTTTGGGAGATGCCTACAAAGCTGAGTAACATTGACGAGCCGCTTAACGTTGGGCTTCTGAAGAATCTCGCGCTCTTCGGGTGTCAGACCTCGAGCGGTGTTGAATTTCTTCGTCGCAGGCGTGTTTGGTCGCTCTCTGTGCTCATAGTGTTGTTGACGGGTGACGGCAGCATGGCTATGTTGGTGGGGAGAATCGGTGCCAGCCAATCGAGAGGTAGGGGGTGTGTTCTCCTGGCCTTGTTTCTTTTGAGGGCTTACAGGCCGCGTCTTGTGGACGACGCTTTCATCGACATTGACGTTGGACTCGTCGAGTGGCTGAACCTTGGTCTTGCCAGGTGATAGCGGGGTTATAACGCTTTGAGGGCGGCCCAACTTGAGGGGTGGCTCCATGACAGGAGGATTGAGTGTCAAGGCACTCTCGAATGCAGACGGGAGGTCGTGTGAGCCAGGAGGGTTGGTCTTCTTGCTCGGGCTGCCTTGAGGTGTGCTCGCGGGGTTGAGGAAGTTGTCCACCCTGGTGGATGGCGTAGCAGGTCGCGAACTGCCATTTTCGCTGGCCGggttcttttctttccctcCAGGAAAGAAACTGGACATGAAGCTAGCCATGGCTGCTTGTCTTCTTCCGGGGATGTCTGCTTAATTGAGCGAGGgaatgttgaagaagaagaagaagaagaagaaggttcGGCACTGCAGTGTATGGTGGGGATGTTTAGTTGTCGCGATGTGAGCTGGAGTTGGAGTCGAGGGGTAGACTAGCGGGTGGACTCTGTTTTGTTTAGCTTGGGCTTGGACAGGCGGCGAGTGGGGAAGAGATAAGAATAACAATCAACACTGAATTGGCAGTGGAAGCGAAGTTcaataaagaagaagacttgTATAGATGCTGTAAAAGCGAACTTactgatggtgatggagcGTGATGAAATTTAAGTCAAATGGAAGCTGGCCCCGAATAAGGAAAAGAAATTGGAGAGGACAGGTCTGAATGGCAAGAACCTGGATGCTCGATGAAGATCTGATCAACAACTTACAAGTACTGTGATCGGGCAGGACCCCACTTGAAACGCTATTGGCTGTCCCTCCAAATCTACCTAGGGATGGTTGCTACTGCAACCAAGACGTACATGCCTAATCCACTAAGGTAAGTAAGTAATCGTTGGACCTCAAATTGGAATGATCTCCATTTTGCTGACGTGCTGTCGCTTGAGCAAGGCACGCAATCTTAAATTCTGATGGTCTCCCGTCTTCGAAGCATGTACCTTACCACAAGGCGGATCATTTTTTCTCGACTATAAAGCACCTACCTTAGGGTAAGACGAAGGTAACTAACTCACGTATGACCTTGACACTTTCATTCGTTCATGCTCACGTAGTATTTGTTCAGCTGCTGGATTATGTGGCCATCGTACTTACGCAGGTGGCTTCTTCGATGAATCCCATTATTTTTGTAAATTTCATCTCATTAATTCTAAATAGAGGCTAATATGGATGTGATCATCGCGGTGTGGGCTCGGCTTCATTTTTATTTTACAATGAAAGACCACACGAGTTCGGAAACCATGTAGTCGGCTGATTCTAAGTGTGTACCACCAAATCAGTAAGAACCCAGAACTAAGTAATGTTGAAGGTGGTTGTTATCAGCTGGATCAGTGTCAATGGCCCTCATGCTGCTAACATTCTAGAATGCTCAAGCATGGGAAATGGACtatgacaagaagaagactctGGTTTGTCCAAGTATTGAGCTAGAAGTTCTAGAAAACAGTgccagatgatgatgatagaGCAGTCTCCGAGGCAGATTTTCCCATACCTACCTGAGAAATTCGATGCATCTCAGACAGCTAGAGCAAACAATCATCTTGTGAAAAAGACATCGTGCCCCAATCACCTGTGTTAGCAGCCTCAAGTTTAACCTTCTGGCCAGCAAGGAGTTGTATAGAACAAACAACAAATGAGAGCAACAAATACCCACCAACCTAGCTACCTATGAACACGTTTAGTGAGTCAAGCTCATCActggagaagaaaaaagaaagcccGGTCTGAATACTTGACGATACACGGCCCTGAAGACAGTTACCCGGTACATGAATACCAACTCTCATCGAATTTAGTTGAGCTTTACCTTTATCTCAGGATCTGGTTGCCATTTTTTTGCCTTCGTGTTAGGGAATCTCTTATAATCGGCATCAGCCAAATTGGATGAATTGAAACTATCCAATGGGTAAGCATCGGGGATTACAATGGCCTATTTTAACCTGGAGACCTATCATCAACCAAACCTGATATACAGGAGGAGTCTGGCGACCGAGATTTTGGTCAATTCAAATCTTATTCAAGCACTTCCTAGCTAAGTACTTTGCTTAAGTCGGTTGTACCCACTGGTAGTAGCCAGGTCATCTGGATCAAAAGCAAAACGAGTCGATCTCGATTCTGTGTGCGGCTGTTGTAACTCATAACTGCTATATCTGACCCATCCAGAGAGGCTGAGTGCAGATATGCAGCTGAGCCGAAGGTGAACTATGTACTTTAACTCCCCTCTGAGCATAATATTTAAGGCAATATGTACTACCTACTTAGGTAGCTATATGAAACCTAGAAAGACATCACTGTTTCTCAATCATAGATACCGTCATCTCAAAACTTGATGCTCTAGAATAACACTCAACTGTCTGTGATGTGGGGTTTATGATTTTTACTTCAACTTACTCACCCAGACATGATCATCAAATAGACCAAACGAATGTGCTTTGAGTTCTTGGTACCTTGGATTCACTGAGCCGAGCCTAGCCCGTTGCTGGTGCTGTAGCTCGTAAGTCGTCAGTCCGGTGTGGTTTGCCAAGTCGGAAAGCTGTCTCGAAAGTGACAAATAAGATATAACTGGACAGTGACCATGACTTCACACAATATTCAACGACAGATAGGCTTTGATCAAGATACACCGTGAGCCTTGAAGCAACTAACGAGCAATAACAGCTCATTCAGAGTACGAAGATTTTTCAAACTGGAATGTTGCTTGAATACTATCCTTGCTCATAACCAAATTTGGACGAAGGAGATCTTTTAGGAAACTCCCCacagggagcaagaaaacttacgAACTTCATCCAGAGTGCCAAGATGAACTACGGGTTCAAAATTCTACTAAGCCATACTAAACTCACCTACCTAGGTCTCGTCGTTCAGGTCAGGCCGTCAGAAGTCATAAGTTGCTTGTCTCTTTTGGACTCTTATTAGCAGTATAAATGCAATACATACACCTTTCGCAGCCGGCTGGCTCGCACAATACTGGTATAATATTACTGATTCATATCAAGAAATTGAATAAACGactcctcatcagccttcTTGCAACATCGAAATGTTGTGGGTCGGTCTTGGCAGTTGACCGGTCGCCAGCCGATTTCAGCCGATAACATGCAAGGATCTAATCTTATCAATCTAGTGACATAGCCTTGGCGAGAGTaacatcatccatcatgggATCAGTTCCCCTCAGCTTAGCGCGGCCAACTTCCGCCATTGTTCACTAGCGAATTCCTCACGCGCCAgcagaagccaaagccaaaagCCATCGGATTTCCTACCGCCTCGCCTGGTTTACCTTGTCACCATCTTCCTGCCCGTGTTCTCATTCTTGGTTAACCGTGTCCAGCGCATCACAGGTCAaccttctcatcagcctctCAGTGTCATCGACTCTGCCTACGCGATAAGATTAAGAACGACATCATGAAGATCTTGCATGCCATAGCAGGCTTTGCTGCCACGGCGCAGGCTTTCACGCCGGCGTCCAATATCTTTGGCGACAACGATAACGCTGATACAAACGCTCCTCATAAGATCCCAACGGTCCACGAGTCCGTTGTCATGGCGCGCCGCATCCTTGCTCTTACCAAGCTTGCGACACTCTCGACCGTCTTCCCTTCTGGACGATCTAATATAGAACCCGAGACCGACAGTAATGGACTTGAGGGCGTCCCTATCGGAATGATGGATTATGTGGCGGACTGTGAGGATGAAGGTAACCCTACCATTctcgagatcaagatcgCAACAACGTTCAGGAACGTTCGGGCTGGATCAAACCTTACCGTCTCCATGAACTGGGTTCCACCCTATCCGCCCGCTAAGCGTATCTCCCTTCTTTCAAGACTCTCGGCATATATCCCCTTCCTCTCCAGTTACGATTACAACAGCCGTTCGGAGGAGTCGCTCTCCGTGCCGGACACTGTCCCTTACTCTGCGGCCAACTTGCCACGTTTTGCCCTCTTTGGGTATCTTGAGCCCATCGAGACCACACCGGTATCAGCACTGAAGCTTGCGGCATGCTTCACACGCAAGCACCAGGACGCCAAGTACTGGTTGCCTGGCAATGTAATCCATGAGAGCGGTTGGGCGCGTCTGGTTGTAACCAAGATCTACTGGGTTGGCGGCTTCGGCGACCGTGCCCGAATCGGCTGGCTGCCCGTTGATGAGTGGAAGAGCGTTACCAGAGATGAATGGGAGAGCATCAAGCTTCCCGGTGAGGAGAGAGGTTGGAGCGAGTGGTCAGTTAATGCTGCAGAGCTGTAATAGTGACATCGCCTGATCCGAATGGACGCACTcgtttcttttcctcttctttttctttctgttTGAGACGATACAAGATTCGGGCGGGAACATTCTTTTGTATATGTGTTTGCTACGAATATAGTGCCATACTTGATCGTGGCCGCAACTGTTTGCACAGGAGGAGTTGATTTTACATAAGCCGGGGCGGCAACCATCTGGTAGGGCAGCACGAGCCTTTCTTTCATAACATTTTCCTTGTGTCCCTTGAGATGACAACTTGTACTCTCAAGGAGATTCCTTGAACACGGCACGCAGATAACCGAATTCACATTTTGAATATTTTGGAGACATGTTGTCTCACTTGACATGCATTTCTGCTGTGCTACGGTCCGACGGGATTGGCAATGAGATACGAGCGTGTTTGTCTCACGCAGCGTCCACGTTTGGCAAGCCGCGTCGCTAGGCTTGGCAACGTGTGGTGTGGTCAAAAGTTACCGGATCGGGGACTTGGCTCACAGCTGTTTGACCTCCGAGCCCGTGACGATCCGTGTCCCATCACAAACAACACAAAGTGTAGCACTCCCTCCCCTATGTGACCGTGCACTTGACTGCGTTTGGGAGGGACGGGCAAAGATGTCATGCTTCTTCTTAACTGGTGCAAGGGATAGCAATAGTCGTGGGTTGCACGACGTACATACACAGTCGCACGGATTGATCCGGCGGGCCACGGACGATCCGATACCCTGCGTTACGTGTGAGTTCTTATTAGGTGCATGTAGACGGGGAACTACATGATTGTGGGGAAAATATGCGTCAATATTCTGAGAAACATGGGATGAGCTAGCGTGGCCTATTGTTGATAGATAGCTCAATCCAGCAAGCCCATCAGAATCTCAGCCTACTGTTAAGATGGAGTTATTCTACCGGTATTCGCATATCATATCGAGGGTGTCTCAGGAACCCTCAGCCGTCTACCCGTACATGATTCTCAAGGCACCGTTTCGTACAGGGGCACAAGTACAAAGGATCTACAGTACTCTGTACAATACAAAGAGACATGAGACGAATTACGGAACTCTGCATGTGAAAAGGCCTTGTTACGGAACAACATTGCCGCAACATAATGGTCTCCCCCAAAGAGGAAGGTTTGTTGCACTGTCTGTTGAAAGTCATTAGTCTATTCCTCACTCACTCTCAGAATCACCGATTTTTAGATTTTTAAGTGCTCATACAGCTAACTACCCCTACTGGTCAGTCGGTAGAGGATCTCGGGCCGGGGTTGGATCCCGACGGAAAAGACAGGATGTTCCATTCCAAGAAGTCGGACCAGCTGGCAGACAAGTTTTGAGAGTCTGGAGGCTCGACCTGGTGCTGTAAAATTAGCCGTGATACATGCATGAAGAGGCTTGTTTTGCATGGGACGGCGTTGGATGTGAGCTGATAAGACAGTCACCCCGTATCTACGGGTATCTTCTCCGCATCAACTGGCACACCGCAACACAAGCGCACGACCCTGTCAAGCGAAGCGAACGATGGCCAAGCCA
This genomic interval carries:
- a CDS encoding kinase-like domain-containing protein; this translates as MASFMSSFFPGGKEKNPASENGSSRPATPSTRVDNFLNPASTPQGSPSKKTNPPGSHDLPSAFESALTLNPPVMEPPLKLGRPQSVITPLSPGKTKVQPLDESNVNVDESVVHKTRPVSPQKKQGQENTPPTSRLAGTDSPHQHSHAAVTRQQHYEHRERPNTPATKKFNTARGLTPEEREILQKPNVKRLVNVTQLYFLDYYFDLLTYVGSRQNRLAAFKNEYPPPPETDEQTHNQMWTKYTGRERANLRKRRVRLRHGDFQILTQVGQGGYGQVFLAQKKDTREVCALKVMSKKLLFKLDEVRHVLTERDILTTAQSEWLVRLLYSFQDEKSIYLAMEYVPGGDFRTLLNNTGVLSNRHARFYIAEMFCSVDALHQLGYIHRDLKPENFLVDSTGHIKLTDFGLAAGVLAPSKIESMRIKLEKASESAVPFGKPMDQRTVAERRESYRTMRENDVNYAKSIVGSPDYMAPEVLRGEEYDFTVDYWSLGCMLFEALTGFPPFAGATPDETWRNLKHWKEVLKRPVWEDPNYFLSNRTWNFICTCINSRTRRFSNIKDIYAHHYFAEVEWDVLRQTRAPFVPELDSETDAGYFDDFTNEADMAKYKEVHDKQQALETMAEREDQMSKSLFVGFTFRHRKPATEEGGSPRKRIPTDETFGTMF
- a CDS encoding pyridoxamine 5'-phosphate oxidase-domain-containing protein, whose protein sequence is MKILHAIAGFAATAQAFTPASNIFGDNDNADTNAPHKIPTVHESVVMARRILALTKLATLSTVFPSGRSNIEPETDSNGLEGVPIGMMDYVADCEDEGNPTILEIKIATTFRNVRAGSNLTVSMNWVPPYPPAKRISLLSRLSAYIPFLSSYDYNSRSEESLSVPDTVPYSAANLPRFALFGYLEPIETTPVSALKLAACFTRKHQDAKYWLPGNVIHESGWARLVVTKIYWVGGFGDRARIGWLPVDEWKSVTRDEWESIKLPGEERGWSEWSVNAAEL